DNA from Nitrospinaceae bacterium:
GCATCCGCGAGAGCGACTGGAAACCAATGTCCAGCATCGCGCCGTCGCCACCAATGCACCAGAGTTTTTTATGCTCCATGCCTCGCTGATTCCAGCGCGCACGCACGCCCATCGAAACGGCCGGGCTATTCTCGAAAAGAGAATTCGTCCAGGGCACTCGATAGGGATTGTAGGGATAGGTGCTGGTGTAAACTGTGTTACAGCCCGTCGAGGCGACAATACCCATGCCGTCTACGCCGTACTGAAATCCAGTGGCAGCCGTCATCATCCGAAGAGCCGTCGCCTCACCGCAGCCCATGCAACTACCTGCCCCACCCACAAAAATCAGCGAGCGCTCGGTGAGCATCATGTCCGCGAGAAATTTTTCGTTAACATATTCGCTGGGCGTCTCGGGCAAGGATTTGTAAAAGTCCCAACTCGAATTAAATTCTTCAAGATTTTCTTTCGTCTTCGGCATCATGCCTAAAGATTCGTGGGAGCCGCATACTTCAACGCACTCTCCGCAACCTTTGCACTTGGAAGGGTCAACGAAGATGCCGAACATGGCGCCATCGAGACCTTTTTTCTCGGCCTGCTTATGAAACTTGCTGGTCTTTGAGAAGCGCAGGCGCATCGTTTCGCGATCTTTTTCGTCAGGAATCTGGGCCAGCCGGCTTTCAAGCTCTTTCTCGCCGACAGCTATGCCGAGAATTGCCGTATCCGGACACTCGGTCACACAGTCCATACATCCCACACATTTGTCGTTGTAAAATTCTGGAATATCGGGGGCAATATAACTAAAATCGCGAAACGCGCCGGTTCCGGCGGGAACCAAACTACGGGCCATCTGAATATCGGCCTCAATCCCTAGCTCGGCCGAACCGTCGTTATAAGCGCCTACGATGCGCTCGTTAAAATCTCCGATATCTAAGAAAGTCTCGTCCGCTACGCTCCCTGCGCCTTTTTCACTCATCTATTGACTCCTGATACAAGCGGCCCAGCCAATTGCTGGCAGGAGCCGAGTATTTTATCTAGAGAAACCTGGGCTGATTTTTAGCCCACCATTTCCAGTGTACTTGCTGTTTCGATCAACTCTTGGGGAATTTCCTTATTCTCGGTGTAGCCGCGCCGGACACATTCCATGTTGTCCTTGACGACCTGCTCGCCGCGGCGACCGAAGTATTTGCGAATCGATTTCTCAACGCTAGCGAAAACTTCTTCTTCGCTAATGCCTTTTTCTTTAGCGAAGGGTGTGCAGCTAAGGAAGATTCCAAGAAGCACGATGCCCTGCATGCGCTGCTCAAGCGAAGGATCACTAGCGATTTCACGAGCAACCTGAACGGTGTCCATGTAGACGATCCGCGTCTTCCGGGCCCGGATGGCGCTCCTCGCGGACTGGGGAATATTCTCCCATACCGCCTCGGGCTCATTTTCAGGTGTTTGTATGAACACCATTCCGCCTTCGCTGAGCCCCTGAAGCGGGTTTCCGGCATAAAGCGCGTTTACATCATTTAGAGGGATGAACTCGACCTGGCGCAACTCGCAGTGAGTCCGAATCACATCCTCTGCGATAGTCAGGTAGTAGGTGGTCGGCAGGCCTTTTTTCTCAGAGCCGTACTTGGGATAGGCCTGGACATTGAGGCCAAATGTGTCGCCCGCGATGGTGGCGATGACCTTATTCGTCGTAACCGAGCCATATCCGCCGACCGAGTGGCCGCGCATTGAGAACGAGCCGGTCGGACGAAGATCCGGGTCTTCCATGGGTTCGAGGGCGGTGGCGTGGTCGATGCCGATGGAGAAATAACGCTTCCCCTCTCCGCCTTCCATCATGTTGTGCGCCACGGCAATAAGATCGCCAGGCCGAACATCACGGCTGCCAAGACCCGCCGAGGCAGAGAACACGACCGGAATGCGGTCAATAGCAGCGTATCCCTCGCTTCCGATCAAAGCATCCGAGAAAGCCGCTTTTGTCTCGGCTGTCAGCGGATTCGACTGGGCGTTAGGAACATCGAGCCGCTCAAGAATCGTGAACGCCTTTACACCTTTGAGGGCCTCGACCAACTCTGCTCCCGGGAAGGGCCGGAATACCGTAACGTTCACCAAACCAATCTTGACGCCCTGCTCGCGTAAATAATCAACCGTGGCGCAAGCTGTTTCCATGTAGCAGCCCATTCCGACATAGGCGTACTCAGCATCCTCCATCCGGTATGAGTCCACCATGTCATAGCGGCGACCGGTGGCCTCGTAGAATTCATCCATCGCATTTTTCACGATGCCGGGGATTTTGTCGTAAAAATAGCGCTGGGCAATTTTGCCCTTCATATAGGCGTCCTGGTTCTGTACAACGCCACTCATGATGGGATTATCGAAATCCATCAGGTTCGGCGTTTTCTCCCCTGCCGGGCCAATATAGGACTTCATAAACTCGGGCTCGGGAAGGGAGACGTTTTCGACTGTGTGGGTGGTGAGGAAGCCGTCCTGGATGTTGAGAACCGGGGTCTCGCTGTCCTCTGCAACGCGGCGGGCGATCAGGGCAAGATCGCCCGTTTCTTGAGCCGTTCGGGCAAAGAACATCGACCAGCCGCAGTCAGTGACGCCCATCACGTCATCATGGCCCGCGTGGACGTTGAGGCTCTGGGAGGTCAACGCCCGGGCACCGATGTGAAACACCACCGGAAGGCGTTTGCCGCTGATGGTATAGAGAACCTCCTTCATCAAGATGAGGCCCTGTCCCGAGGTGAAGTTTGAAACACGTCCCCCTGCGACGGCATAGCCCTCGCAGGTGCTGGCACTCGAATGCTCACTCTCAAGCTCAAGGAAGAAGAGTTTTTCGCCCCACAAATTTTCCTTCCCGTTGGCCACCTCGGCCTGATAACCCTGCCCCATGGTGGTCGAGCTTGTAATCGGGTAGGCGCAGGCGCCTTGTGTAATATGGGTTTCCACCCAGGCCACCGCACCGGCACCATCAGATGTGGTGGGTATGCCAGGATATGGAAACGCCTTGCCGTTGGTTCCGCTCATAGTACAAAACCCCCTCAGGCAGGCTCGGGCTAAGAAACTGCCAAATGAATGCGGGATATGAACCCCGTAAAATAATCCTTATATGTAGCAACCTCATCCAATATAGGACTATTTCTGAGACCGCCTACTGAAAACCGAAAAAATTTACTGTTGCAAAATCACAAACAACAGAAAAAATTACACCAAAAATAATAGCATGTTTTTTTATTTCGGCGAATTCATGGAATGGGAAAAAGCGTTAAAAATCAATGATTATTCTAGATAATTGCGATGTATACAATATATTTTACTAAATTTTGTTTTTTCTGTACGTTTTATAGTTTTTCAAGTTGATTTCCGGTCCTCATCGGTATCCAATCCCATGGGATCCACAACTTCAGACCCTCCCTTAAGGCCAAATATCTTTTTCATTTTTCTACGAAAATTCGGGGTAAATAGTTTTTGGGCATAAAATTGCCCCGCCGCCCGCTTGTTGATCTGAGCCAGAGTCGGATAGACGTGAATCGTATCCACGACTTCCCGGACGTGAAGCCCTTTTCGCACAGCCAGGGCAAATTCATGGAGAATTTCCCCGGCAGAGGCGCTTACCAAATCTGCACCAACAAGGCGGCCTTTCGAATCACAGATCGCCTTGCAGAATCCCGACTCCTCTCCTGTGATGATCGCCCGATCAACCCTGGACATTGGAAAGCGGAGCACCTGCACCTCACCCAGCTTCTCTCGCGCCTCGGTCTCTGTCATCCCGACATGCGCGGCCTCGGGGCTCGTATATATTGCCCACGGAACAGCATGATAGGACGCTTTTTTCTTCAAAAATGGAAGTGGAATACCAAATGGCTCGCTAAACAACATGTTCCTGAGCGCGATGCCCGCCTCATACTCGGCAACATGGGTGAACTGATAGGCGCCGCGAACGTCTCCCACCGCGTAGATTCGCGGGCTCGACGTACGAAGCCTCTCGTCGGTCTCCACCCCGCGAGGCGAATGCGCCACCCCGGCGGCATTGAGACCGAGGCCCTCAACATTAGGCTTTCGACCAACCGCCACCAAAAGGGCATCGCACGAAAAAGAGCGGCCCCCGTCAGGGGTATCTGCGTCGAGTGAAATTTCGTCACCCCGCTTTTCCACGCGGGTTACTTTCGTCTCAAAATGGAGGCGCAGGCCACTTTCCTCAAGAGCCGCCCGGAGGACTTCAGCCATTTCAGGGTCAAGCCTGGGAAGAAGCTTGGGCATCATCTCGATGACCTCGACCTCGGTGCCGAGCTGTTGAAACGCCTGCGCCAACTCCAGGCCGATAGGCCCCGCACCAAGAACAGCCAGTCGTCTCGGCTGCTCCTTTAAATCAAAAACGGTTTCGTTGGTGAGGTAGGGAACAT
Protein-coding regions in this window:
- a CDS encoding 4Fe-4S binding protein, with the protein product MSEKGAGSVADETFLDIGDFNERIVGAYNDGSAELGIEADIQMARSLVPAGTGAFRDFSYIAPDIPEFYNDKCVGCMDCVTECPDTAILGIAVGEKELESRLAQIPDEKDRETMRLRFSKTSKFHKQAEKKGLDGAMFGIFVDPSKCKGCGECVEVCGSHESLGMMPKTKENLEEFNSSWDFYKSLPETPSEYVNEKFLADMMLTERSLIFVGGAGSCMGCGEATALRMMTAATGFQYGVDGMGIVASTGCNTVYTSTYPYNPYRVPWTNSLFENSPAVSMGVRARWNQRGMEHKKLWCIGGDGAMLDIGFQSLSRM
- a CDS encoding pyruvate ferredoxin oxidoreductase, which codes for MSGTNGKAFPYPGIPTTSDGAGAVAWVETHITQGACAYPITSSTTMGQGYQAEVANGKENLWGEKLFFLELESEHSSASTCEGYAVAGGRVSNFTSGQGLILMKEVLYTISGKRLPVVFHIGARALTSQSLNVHAGHDDVMGVTDCGWSMFFARTAQETGDLALIARRVAEDSETPVLNIQDGFLTTHTVENVSLPEPEFMKSYIGPAGEKTPNLMDFDNPIMSGVVQNQDAYMKGKIAQRYFYDKIPGIVKNAMDEFYEATGRRYDMVDSYRMEDAEYAYVGMGCYMETACATVDYLREQGVKIGLVNVTVFRPFPGAELVEALKGVKAFTILERLDVPNAQSNPLTAETKAAFSDALIGSEGYAAIDRIPVVFSASAGLGSRDVRPGDLIAVAHNMMEGGEGKRYFSIGIDHATALEPMEDPDLRPTGSFSMRGHSVGGYGSVTTNKVIATIAGDTFGLNVQAYPKYGSEKKGLPTTYYLTIAEDVIRTHCELRQVEFIPLNDVNALYAGNPLQGLSEGGMVFIQTPENEPEAVWENIPQSARSAIRARKTRIVYMDTVQVAREIASDPSLEQRMQGIVLLGIFLSCTPFAKEKGISEEEVFASVEKSIRKYFGRRGEQVVKDNMECVRRGYTENKEIPQELIETASTLEMVG
- a CDS encoding mercuric reductase → MSESPDTFDLVCIGGGVGGLVASVGAAQLGARAAIVERGSLGGDCLNFGCVPSKGLIHAARLVDQARRMGEFGVEVGEVQVDFPRVMERMKASQAKIGEHDAPARFEGMGIEVIFGAGRFTGPDTFEVAGRQIRARRFLLATGSSPFVPEVPGLSDVPYLTNETVFDLKEQPRRLAVLGAGPIGLELAQAFQQLGTEVEVIEMMPKLLPRLDPEMAEVLRAALEESGLRLHFETKVTRVEKRGDEISLDADTPDGGRSFSCDALLVAVGRKPNVEGLGLNAAGVAHSPRGVETDERLRTSSPRIYAVGDVRGAYQFTHVAEYEAGIALRNMLFSEPFGIPLPFLKKKASYHAVPWAIYTSPEAAHVGMTETEAREKLGEVQVLRFPMSRVDRAIITGEESGFCKAICDSKGRLVGADLVSASAGEILHEFALAVRKGLHVREVVDTIHVYPTLAQINKRAAGQFYAQKLFTPNFRRKMKKIFGLKGGSEVVDPMGLDTDEDRKST